The following are from one region of the Microbacterium sp. cx-55 genome:
- a CDS encoding Gfo/Idh/MocA family protein — MIGAGFMGAAHSQGWRVAPRFFDLPLDPQMTLLVARDADRTRAAADSWGWAESGTDWRAAIERDDIDVIDIVTPGDLHAEIAIAALAAGKHVLCEKPLANTEGEAERMADAASAAFSRGARAMVGFTYRRVPATTLARDMVAAGRIGDVRQVRAEYLQDWLSDADAPLTWRLEKEHAGSGALGDIGAHAVDLAEYITGQRVTEVSGILDTLVTERPLLAAGSGLSGTAAAGRGAVTVDDVALFTGRLESGALASFEASRFRTGRKNALRIEISGSRGALVFDLERLNELAFYDATAPAGEQGFRTILVTEPTHPYVGAWWPAGHMLGYEHAFSHQAKDFVEAIAAGAQPSPSFADGLHVQRVLGAVERSAAQASAWTHTDTTDARRAFAAS, encoded by the coding sequence ATGATCGGCGCCGGTTTCATGGGTGCAGCGCACTCGCAGGGATGGCGCGTCGCCCCGCGCTTCTTCGACCTTCCGCTCGACCCCCAGATGACCCTGCTGGTCGCGCGCGACGCCGATCGCACCCGCGCGGCCGCCGACAGCTGGGGCTGGGCCGAGTCCGGCACCGACTGGAGGGCCGCGATCGAGCGCGACGACATCGATGTCATCGACATCGTCACCCCCGGCGACCTGCACGCCGAGATCGCCATCGCGGCGCTCGCCGCCGGAAAGCACGTCCTGTGCGAGAAGCCGCTGGCGAACACCGAGGGCGAGGCGGAACGGATGGCGGATGCCGCATCCGCCGCGTTCTCCCGCGGAGCCCGCGCCATGGTGGGCTTCACCTACCGCCGTGTGCCCGCGACCACGCTCGCGCGCGACATGGTCGCGGCGGGACGCATCGGCGACGTGCGACAGGTGCGGGCCGAGTACCTGCAGGACTGGCTCAGCGACGCGGACGCGCCGCTGACCTGGCGCCTCGAGAAAGAGCACGCCGGCTCGGGGGCGCTGGGCGACATCGGGGCGCACGCCGTCGACCTCGCCGAGTACATCACCGGGCAGCGGGTCACCGAGGTGTCCGGCATCCTCGACACCCTCGTCACCGAGCGCCCGCTGCTCGCCGCCGGATCCGGGCTCTCCGGCACTGCCGCGGCCGGGCGCGGCGCGGTCACGGTCGACGACGTGGCACTGTTCACCGGACGCCTCGAGAGCGGTGCGCTCGCCTCGTTCGAGGCATCCCGCTTCCGCACCGGGCGCAAGAACGCCCTGCGCATCGAGATCTCGGGATCGCGCGGCGCTCTCGTGTTCGACCTCGAGCGCCTGAACGAGCTCGCGTTCTACGATGCGACGGCGCCCGCTGGCGAGCAGGGCTTCCGCACGATCCTCGTGACCGAACCCACCCACCCCTACGTCGGCGCGTGGTGGCCGGCCGGGCACATGCTGGGGTACGAGCACGCGTTCTCGCACCAGGCGAAGGACTTCGTCGAAGCGATCGCCGCGGGTGCGCAACCCTCGCCGTCCTTCGCCGACGGACTGCACGTGCAGCGCGTGCTCGGCGCGGTCGAGCGGAGCGCCGCACAGGCCAGCGCATGGACGCACACCGATACGACGGACGCTCGCCGCGCTTTCGCGGCATCCTGA
- a CDS encoding sugar phosphate isomerase/epimerase family protein, giving the protein MARPVTLFTGQWADLPFEEVARLAGEWGYDGLEIACWGDHLDPNRWDDDAYVQGKRDVLERNGLQVWTISNHLKGQAVCDDPIDQRHRDILPDSVWGDGDPEGVRQRAAEELKNTARLAAKLGVKTVTGFTGSSIWKYVAMFPPASDAMVEAGYQDFADRWNPILDVFDEVGVRFAHEVHPSEIAYDYWTTQRALEAIGHRTAFGLNWDPSHMVWQDIDPVAFLWDFQDRIYHVHCKDTKKRLGNGRNGRLSSHLPWADPRRGWDFISTGHGDVPWEDAFRMLNAIDYRGPLSVEWEDAGMDRLVGAPEALGFVRRLSSYEPSAAAFDAAFSATP; this is encoded by the coding sequence ATGGCCAGACCTGTCACCCTGTTCACCGGCCAGTGGGCCGACCTGCCGTTCGAGGAGGTGGCGCGGCTCGCGGGCGAGTGGGGCTACGACGGACTCGAGATCGCCTGCTGGGGCGACCACCTCGACCCGAACCGCTGGGACGACGACGCCTACGTGCAGGGCAAGCGCGACGTTCTCGAGCGCAACGGCCTCCAGGTGTGGACGATCTCGAACCACCTGAAGGGTCAGGCGGTCTGCGACGACCCGATCGACCAGCGCCACCGCGACATCCTGCCCGATTCGGTGTGGGGCGACGGCGACCCGGAGGGCGTCCGTCAGCGCGCGGCGGAAGAACTGAAGAACACGGCACGGCTCGCGGCGAAGCTCGGCGTGAAGACCGTCACGGGGTTCACCGGCTCGTCGATCTGGAAGTACGTCGCCATGTTTCCGCCCGCATCCGACGCCATGGTCGAGGCGGGTTACCAGGACTTCGCCGACCGCTGGAACCCGATCCTCGACGTGTTCGACGAGGTCGGGGTTCGGTTCGCGCACGAGGTGCACCCCTCGGAGATCGCGTACGACTATTGGACGACGCAGCGCGCGCTCGAGGCGATCGGACACCGGACGGCGTTCGGACTGAACTGGGACCCGTCGCACATGGTGTGGCAGGACATCGACCCGGTCGCTTTCCTCTGGGACTTCCAAGACCGGATCTACCACGTGCACTGCAAGGACACGAAGAAGCGCCTCGGGAACGGCCGCAACGGCCGGCTCTCGTCGCATCTGCCGTGGGCCGACCCGCGGCGCGGTTGGGACTTCATCTCGACGGGGCACGGCGACGTGCCGTGGGAGGACGCGTTCCGGATGCTGAACGCGATCGACTACCGCGGACCGCTGTCGGTGGAGTGGGAGGACGCGGGCATGGATCGCCTCGTCGGGGCGCCCGAGGCGCTCGGTTTCGTGCGCCGGCTGTCGTCGTACGAGCCGTCCGCCGCCGCGTTCGACGCCGCCTTCTCCGCCACGCCGTAA
- a CDS encoding peptide MFS transporter, with translation MNDSTGASSAPADAHATGSDTDARFFGQPWALAHIFGVEMWERFSFYGLQGILLIYLYYTVDQGGLGIDKAVATGIVGAYGGTVYLSTILGAWIADRILGSERVLFFSAIVIMAGHIALALVPGVLGVGIGLVLVALGSGGLKANATSVVGTLYAADDARRDGGFSLFYLGINLGAFFGPILTGLLQSTLGFHWGFGLAAVGMAIGLVQYSFGRRSLPAASRAIPNPLPRNRYGMWGAIAAAGVIVIVIAVVTGLIRADNLALVVIGVTVAATIAYFAVILSSKRVSSDERSRVFGFIPLFIVSVGFWSLYQQQFTVLTIYSDVRLNRDLFGWEMPVSWVQSINPVFIIILSGVFAALWTKLGRRQPTTPVKFGLAAIVMGAAFLLFLIWADGGQNTTPILAIIGILFVFTVAELLLSPIGLSVSTKLAPSVFRTQMVALFFLSVALGTAIAGQLGTFYDPTNEVPYFAILGAIAVAIGAALLLCAKPVLALMRGVR, from the coding sequence ATGAACGACTCGACGGGGGCATCCTCCGCCCCGGCGGATGCACACGCCACCGGTTCAGACACCGACGCCCGGTTCTTCGGCCAGCCGTGGGCTCTCGCACACATCTTCGGCGTCGAGATGTGGGAACGCTTCAGCTTCTACGGTCTGCAGGGCATCCTGCTCATCTACCTGTACTACACGGTCGATCAGGGCGGCCTCGGCATCGACAAGGCCGTCGCGACCGGCATCGTCGGCGCCTACGGCGGAACCGTGTACCTCTCGACGATCCTGGGCGCGTGGATCGCCGACCGCATCCTCGGATCCGAGCGCGTCCTCTTCTTCAGCGCCATCGTGATCATGGCCGGGCACATCGCCCTCGCCCTGGTTCCGGGAGTCCTCGGCGTCGGGATCGGTCTCGTGCTCGTCGCGCTCGGCTCCGGCGGGTTGAAGGCCAACGCGACCTCCGTCGTCGGCACCCTCTACGCGGCCGACGACGCGCGTCGTGACGGCGGTTTCTCGCTCTTCTACCTCGGCATCAACCTCGGCGCGTTCTTCGGCCCGATCCTGACGGGACTGCTGCAGTCGACCCTCGGGTTCCACTGGGGCTTCGGGCTCGCGGCCGTCGGCATGGCGATCGGTCTGGTGCAGTACTCGTTCGGCCGGCGCAGCCTGCCCGCCGCGAGCCGCGCCATCCCGAATCCGTTGCCGAGAAATCGGTACGGGATGTGGGGCGCCATCGCTGCAGCCGGCGTGATCGTCATCGTGATCGCCGTGGTCACGGGACTCATCCGCGCCGACAACCTCGCGCTCGTCGTGATCGGGGTGACGGTCGCCGCAACGATCGCGTACTTCGCCGTCATCCTGTCGTCGAAGCGGGTGTCGTCGGACGAGCGCTCACGCGTGTTCGGCTTCATCCCGCTGTTCATCGTGAGCGTCGGCTTCTGGTCGCTCTACCAGCAGCAGTTCACGGTGCTGACGATCTACTCGGACGTGCGCCTGAACCGCGACCTGTTCGGGTGGGAGATGCCGGTGTCGTGGGTGCAGTCGATCAACCCGGTGTTCATCATCATCCTGTCCGGGGTGTTCGCCGCCCTGTGGACGAAGCTGGGCCGGCGCCAGCCGACCACCCCGGTCAAGTTCGGTCTCGCCGCGATCGTGATGGGAGCGGCGTTCCTGCTGTTCCTCATCTGGGCGGATGGCGGCCAGAACACCACCCCGATCCTCGCGATCATCGGCATCCTGTTCGTCTTCACGGTGGCCGAACTACTGCTCTCACCCATCGGCCTGTCGGTGTCGACGAAGCTCGCGCCGTCGGTCTTCCGCACCCAGATGGTGGCGCTGTTCTTCCTGTCGGTCGCCCTCGGCACGGCGATCGCCGGCCAGCTCGGCACGTTCTACGATCCGACCAACGAGGTGCCGTACTTCGCGATCCTCGGCGCGATCGCCGTCGCGATCGGCGCGGCCCTGCTGCTCTGCGCGAAGCCCGTGCTCGCGCTGATGCGCGGCGTGCGCTGA
- a CDS encoding MFS transporter gives MPSQGAIVAVLALAGLASSFMFTLVVPIQAKLPELLDASREDTAWVVTSTLLASAVITPIAGRLGDMYGKRRIVLVLLGLLVLGSVIAALSPGIVGVVVGRTLQGAVTGVVPLGISILRDVLHEDRVDGAIALISATLGVGGALGLPISALVTENADWHVLFWVAAALGVVVFLLVLWIVPVSVLRTAGRFDYVGAVGLAIGLVGVLLAISRGNEWGWVSPATLACGLGGILVLLVWGAYELRIAEPLLDLRIAARPAVLLTNIASIGMGFALFGSNVVYPQMLELPVETGAGFGLSLLAASLVVMPSGLVMMVLSPFSGRLARTVGPQLLLVLGAISLVLAYGFTLLFSSEVWHIVVANIIIGVGIGFGYAAMPMLIMRSVPQSETGASNGLNALFRSLGTSSAAAVIGAVLATYSRPFEGMPTPTAEAFHISFLLGGGAAVVALVLALFIPRRRDAREARPSLPE, from the coding sequence ATGCCCTCGCAGGGCGCGATCGTCGCGGTCCTCGCCCTCGCCGGCCTCGCGTCGTCGTTCATGTTCACGCTCGTCGTGCCGATCCAGGCGAAGCTGCCGGAGCTCTTGGACGCGAGCCGGGAAGACACCGCCTGGGTGGTGACCTCGACCCTGCTGGCGTCGGCGGTGATCACCCCGATCGCGGGTCGGCTCGGCGACATGTACGGCAAGCGCCGGATCGTGCTCGTGCTCCTCGGACTGCTCGTGCTCGGTTCGGTCATCGCGGCGCTCTCGCCCGGGATCGTCGGCGTCGTGGTCGGCCGCACCCTGCAGGGCGCGGTGACCGGTGTCGTGCCGCTCGGCATCTCGATCCTCCGCGACGTTCTGCACGAGGACCGCGTGGATGGCGCGATCGCGCTGATCAGCGCGACCCTCGGCGTGGGCGGCGCGCTCGGTCTGCCCATCAGCGCCCTGGTCACCGAGAACGCGGACTGGCATGTGCTGTTCTGGGTCGCCGCGGCCCTGGGCGTCGTCGTCTTCCTGCTCGTGCTCTGGATCGTGCCGGTCAGCGTGCTGCGCACCGCCGGCCGCTTCGATTACGTCGGCGCCGTCGGGCTCGCGATCGGGCTCGTCGGCGTGCTGCTCGCCATCTCGCGCGGCAACGAGTGGGGTTGGGTGTCGCCCGCGACCCTCGCCTGCGGACTCGGCGGCATCCTGGTGCTGCTCGTCTGGGGCGCGTACGAACTCCGGATCGCCGAGCCCCTGCTCGACCTCCGGATCGCCGCGCGGCCGGCCGTGCTGCTCACGAACATCGCCTCCATCGGCATGGGCTTCGCACTGTTCGGCTCGAACGTCGTATACCCGCAGATGCTCGAGCTGCCCGTCGAGACGGGTGCCGGATTCGGGCTCTCGCTGCTCGCCGCATCCCTCGTCGTGATGCCGTCGGGTCTCGTGATGATGGTGCTCTCGCCGTTCTCGGGTCGCCTCGCGCGCACCGTCGGGCCCCAGCTGCTGCTCGTGCTCGGGGCGATCTCGCTCGTCTTGGCGTACGGCTTCACGCTGCTCTTCTCGAGTGAGGTCTGGCACATCGTCGTCGCGAACATCATCATCGGGGTGGGCATCGGGTTCGGTTACGCGGCGATGCCGATGCTGATCATGCGGTCGGTGCCGCAGTCCGAGACCGGAGCGTCGAACGGGTTGAACGCCCTGTTCCGGTCGCTCGGCACGTCGAGCGCGGCAGCCGTCATCGGCGCCGTGCTGGCGACCTACTCCCGTCCGTTCGAGGGGATGCCGACGCCGACCGCCGAGGCCTTCCACATCTCGTTCCTGCTCGGCGGCGGGGCGGCGGTCGTGGCCCTCGTGCTCGCGCTGTTCATCCCCCGCCGGCGCGACGCCCGCGAGGCCCGCCCCTCGCTGCCCGAGTAG